The sequence TCCAATGGTAACACACTCCTTTTTTTCCTCAGTTGCTTAGCTTATGACGACAAACAAAAAACGCCCATCCCCCTACTAAAAGTAAAGGGACGAGCGTTAATACCCGTGGTTCCACCCAAATTCCTGCAAATGATTACAGGCGCTTGCTAAATCGATAACGATGATTACTCGCTGCTAATTACTAACATATGTGTTCCTCAGCAGTGCTCAGAGGTGGTAACAGTTTGCGGTCATACAGAAAACTTTCAGCCGTGGTTTCCTTCTCTAATCAAGTAAGCCTTTCAAACTATCTTGTCCTCGTCAAAGCCATTAATACTATTATGCGCTAATTATAACGATTGCTGCAGAAAAAATCAAGACTCTTTTTCCTCAGAGGAGAAAAAAGGAAAGTATTCCACTGGATAAAACGTACAGCGTTCCTGAAAAATTGTCATTATTGTATGAGTTCTTGATTCGAATTGATCTTCGCCATATAAGTAAACATGGTTCGGTGCTAACATAATTAATGGGGATACATCCCATTCTTCTTGCTCCAGTCCGAATATAAATAACGGGAAACGCGTTTTTAATTCTGTGAATTCCTCGATTGTATACTGATCACCGTTATCTTTATGAATAAGAAAATGCTCCCCCTGTAATACATGCACGACATCCACTTCCGGTGTTTTTCGTTTGATGAACTCACGTATGGAATGAATGAAATCCTGATATTCTTCTTCTCTCTTGAACTCGTCAATCGCCATCCCGACCATATCTGTAAGTAAATCGATGTAATGATGAAGCCTAAAATGAATAATCGAATCAAATTGAACATAACTTGAATCAATTTGCATCGAAAAGATCGTGGTCAGTGTATCACGGAGTTCATGCTGATGAATCCTGTCTTCATAAACGGATTCATCTTTCTCAAGTAAGGATCTGGCAATCGCAGTAATACGCTCGATTTCCTCCTGACTTGAAAAATAATATTTTTTTCTTAATATATGCTGAATCATTGCTGTCTCACGGCACTGAATAAATATCCTACTCAGTAATGGCGCTAAATACCGCTTCGCATCGTCCAAAATCATTTCCTGCTGAAGTGAAAGCTGAATTTGATTTTTTTTCGTTCGCTTACGGTTTGCCTTCCAAACACTTTCTTGTTTTGCAAGCTGATAGAACACTTCTGCTTCACTGTCTTGTTCAAAGTATACTTCTAACACATCTCATCACCCTCATCACCATCAAACTGGTATATTATATGGGTGAAAATGAAAAAAAATAACCTCTGTCCTATGATTAGACAGAAGTCATGTTTATTCACTCGATCGAAAACGATGCGATAACTCGATCGGTTTACTTAGTTGTTTAATTCGTTCAATAATACGACCTGCTTTGATTGTTTCCACATCGCCGCGGTTAGAGGTCGACAAATGGTATTCCAATTGTTCCAAATTATAATTAGAAGTAAAGAATACAGGTAATTCCTCCATCATCCGATATTGTAAAATTGCACCCAACACTTCATCGCGGAACCAAGGAGAAATGGATTCAGCCCCGATGTCATCGAACATTAGCACCTGAGCGGTTTTAAATGATTCCAGCTTCTGTTGAAATTGATTATCACCGATTGATGCTTTCATCTCGCGAACGAATTCTGGCATATAAATTATATCCGACTTAATGTAATGCTTTTTCAACTCATTGGCAACGACACCAAGTATATAAGACTTACCTGTTCCAAATGGGCCGTGTAAGTATAAGCCTCTGTGATAATTATTTTTAGAGAAATGCTGGACGAATTCAATTACTTCTTTCACAATTTCCTTCCGTTCATAAGAGGATGCATCCATCTCTTCCAGTTTCGCTTGTTTGATTTGCTTTGGAATATATAAGCTTTGTACGAGCTCTTCTTTCTTCTGTTGTGCTTCTTGATCCAATTTATTATGACATTTTTCATAACGAAGTGAAATATCGTTGCTGTCTACATCCAAATGTGGTGTATAGCCTTTTATTATATTTTTGCATCCTTCGACATTGGGACAATCTGCACAATTTTTAGAAGCTTGCTGATATTCATACAGCTTCATCAAATGCCGGTTAATGTCTTGTTCATCCAATTCGACATGCTCACTTAAAATCGCCTGAATATCCGGGTCATTAATGACACTTTCCCGTTGTTGGGTAAATTGTTGTTTCATTTGTTTATTTTCATTCATCCATTTTTTCATAGCGGACTGGATTGGCTCCATGACGATCACCCTTATTCTTCATTCGCCTGCTGTGCTAGATATTCTGCCAGCATTGCGTCTGCTTCTTTTGCTTTTTGTTCTTTTTCTTGCGATGTTTCCTGCCGCTTCGGTTTTTGTTGTTGTTTTTGCTGCTTGTACCAATCTGGAACAATATCTTTCTTTGTCGATTTGTTCTGGTATCGCTGGTTAGACTTGCCATTAGTTGTCCATTGTTGGTATTTCTTATTTTCCGACTTAGCAAGTGTCATCGCTTGTCTTACTGTTTTAACATTCTTTCTCGACCAGTGACTGGCTATCTTCTCAAGGTAGCTCTTCGTCAATTTCATATCCGTCTTTAACAGCACATAATGAATTAAGACATTCATAACGCCTGGATTCAAGCCTTGATTCGTCATTACATCACTAATAATTTTTAAATCTTGCTGAGAAGCCTGATTACCATCAGCAAGATCTTCTAATAATTGCCGTGGTGATATATGTTCTAACATATCAATAAACTGCTCTTCTTTTGATTTACCGGTATTGTCACTAGGTTCAGCAGCAATTTTCTGTTTATCTGAAGCGACCTGTGTTGGAACAGGTTTATCTGTTGTACGAATTAAATCCATACAGGCTTGTTTAAATTCTTCTATCTGCATTTCATTATGCTCATTAATTGACCATATCAACGCTTTTTCTACATCTTGATTGTGCATATCATATGCTGCATACATCTGATTAATGATTTTTCGGGCATTAGGTGTCAGGATTTGCGTAACAGGCAGCATCCGTTGCTTTAGTATTTGCTCCAGCCATTGAAAGTCGACTTGTTCTCGCATTGGTATATCCGCCTGTTGTTCCTCGGCTTGCAAGGATCGTGGCACCTGCTGTTGATCAACCAGATGAAAAACTTCCTCAAAAGTAGCGGTTGTCTCTTTTCTTGCTGCCGCTTTTTCATCTGATTTCACAAACATTTGCTTGATTTTTTTATATTTATCACTACCTAGCTGGTGATATAATAAGTGACTTAAAAAATCATTAGAGAAGAAGTTGCCCGGTGATTGTGGAGGCTGTATCACATACTGATAGACAACCTGATCTTCATGATCTTGTTCAAATGTCTGCAACAGACCAATCGCTTCAAGCTTTCTTCTTGCTCTGTAAATCCTGTCTAATGGTAAACCGATATAATTCATTAACATGTGATGGGTTTGATATCCAGCATCAAATGTCGATTCGGTATACAACGTCTGATACAACGATAATGCATCTATACCGATAAGCGGCTGATACAAGTGGGTTAACGCGTTGGTATAGGAAAGCGGTAATTCCTGCGAAATGTTGACTATATACAATTCTGATGGTAGTATTTTCCCAATATCGCCGAGCTGCATATACATAGCCCCTTCCTATCCATTACTCATTCTTATCTGATCGGATTAAATCTTTTAACTCGTCTAAAAATACACTAATATCTTTAAATTGGCGATAAACAGAAGCAAATCGTACATAGGCTACTTCGTCTACGTCTGCTAAACGATCCATAACCATTTCACCGATCTCATCACTTTGTACTTCCGATGTACCTCTGTTTCGCAATTCTTTTTCAATTTCTACTGCAATATGTTCTAATTGCTCCAGTGCAACTGGTCTTTTTTCGCATGCACGGATTAAACCGCGCATTAATTTATCACGACTGTATTCCTCCCGTGTTCCCTCTTTCTTTACGACAATCAGCGGCACTTCTTCAATGCGTTCAAATGTCGTAAAACGAAAATTACACGATTCACATTCTCTTCTTCTGCGGATCGAACGACCTTCTTCTATTGGTCTGGAGTCTAATACTTTTGTATTTTTGTATTGGCAATGTGGACATCGCAATCTTTATCATCCTTCGTTCCGTTATTCTTTTGTTCCGACGAAATCTAATTCTTTCTTTATCATGCCATAAAGCTTTGGAATTAATTTATGGCTGTAGCCGAAATCAAAAGGAATTGCTGATTCTGTTGTGGCTGAAATGTCTATCGCTGTACGATAAGGTTTCACCATAATTATTGTCATAATGACAAAGACTTTTCGGCCAGCTTTATAGTTGAAACTAATTTCCCCATGATCTTTAGAAACACCGACAATCTGACATTCCTTCATATTGCGGAATAATGGTTCCAATTTCTCAAATGCTTTATCTTTTGTTGTTTTGAAATAA is a genomic window of Gracilibacillus salinarum containing:
- the ytxC gene encoding sporulation protein YtxC, which produces MLEVYFEQDSEAEVFYQLAKQESVWKANRKRTKKNQIQLSLQQEMILDDAKRYLAPLLSRIFIQCRETAMIQHILRKKYYFSSQEEIERITAIARSLLEKDESVYEDRIHQHELRDTLTTIFSMQIDSSYVQFDSIIHFRLHHYIDLLTDMVGMAIDEFKREEEYQDFIHSIREFIKRKTPEVDVVHVLQGEHFLIHKDNGDQYTIEEFTELKTRFPLFIFGLEQEEWDVSPLIMLAPNHVYLYGEDQFESRTHTIMTIFQERCTFYPVEYFPFFSSEEKES
- a CDS encoding replication initiation and membrane attachment family protein, whose protein sequence is MYMQLGDIGKILPSELYIVNISQELPLSYTNALTHLYQPLIGIDALSLYQTLYTESTFDAGYQTHHMLMNYIGLPLDRIYRARRKLEAIGLLQTFEQDHEDQVVYQYVIQPPQSPGNFFSNDFLSHLLYHQLGSDKYKKIKQMFVKSDEKAAARKETTATFEEVFHLVDQQQVPRSLQAEEQQADIPMREQVDFQWLEQILKQRMLPVTQILTPNARKIINQMYAAYDMHNQDVEKALIWSINEHNEMQIEEFKQACMDLIRTTDKPVPTQVASDKQKIAAEPSDNTGKSKEEQFIDMLEHISPRQLLEDLADGNQASQQDLKIISDVMTNQGLNPGVMNVLIHYVLLKTDMKLTKSYLEKIASHWSRKNVKTVRQAMTLAKSENKKYQQWTTNGKSNQRYQNKSTKKDIVPDWYKQQKQQQKPKRQETSQEKEQKAKEADAMLAEYLAQQANEE
- a CDS encoding cytosolic protein, with the translated sequence MAFRDTLNKNFNNHSETRDKHSDPALQTHYFKTTKDKAFEKLEPLFRNMKECQIVGVSKDHGEISFNYKAGRKVFVIMTIIMVKPYRTAIDISATTESAIPFDFGYSHKLIPKLYGMIKKELDFVGTKE
- the nrdR gene encoding transcriptional regulator NrdR; amino-acid sequence: MRCPHCQYKNTKVLDSRPIEEGRSIRRRRECESCNFRFTTFERIEEVPLIVVKKEGTREEYSRDKLMRGLIRACEKRPVALEQLEHIAVEIEKELRNRGTSEVQSDEIGEMVMDRLADVDEVAYVRFASVYRQFKDISVFLDELKDLIRSDKNE
- the dnaI gene encoding primosomal protein DnaI, whose translation is MEPIQSAMKKWMNENKQMKQQFTQQRESVINDPDIQAILSEHVELDEQDINRHLMKLYEYQQASKNCADCPNVEGCKNIIKGYTPHLDVDSNDISLRYEKCHNKLDQEAQQKKEELVQSLYIPKQIKQAKLEEMDASSYERKEIVKEVIEFVQHFSKNNYHRGLYLHGPFGTGKSYILGVVANELKKHYIKSDIIYMPEFVREMKASIGDNQFQQKLESFKTAQVLMFDDIGAESISPWFRDEVLGAILQYRMMEELPVFFTSNYNLEQLEYHLSTSNRGDVETIKAGRIIERIKQLSKPIELSHRFRSSE